In a single window of the Thermotoga sp. KOL6 genome:
- the ppdK gene encoding pyruvate, phosphate dikinase, translating into MSKKYVYFFANGKAEGRADMKDILGGKGANLAEMTNLGIPVPPGFTISAEVCKYYYDHGRTYPEELKEQVEEAMRRLEEVTGKKFGDPSNPLLVSVRSGAAISMPGMMDTVLNLGLNDETVKGLAKLTNNERFAYDAYRRFLQMFGDVVLKIPHEKFEKALEELKKEKGVKLDTELDAEDLKKLVERYKEIYKEEGKEFPQDPWKQLWLAIDAVFGSWMNERAIKYRQIHGIKEGDLLGTAVNIVAMVFGNMGEDSGTGVAFTRDPNTGEKKPYGEFLPNAQGEDVVAGIRTPLKLEELKNRMPEVYNQLLEIMEKLEKHYRDMQDIEFTVEKGKLYILQTRNGKRTSQAAIRIAVDMVHEGLITKEEAVLRVRPEDVEQVLHPVFDPKEKAQAKVIAKGLPASPGAATGKVVFNAKKAEELGKSGEQVILVRPETSPEDVGGMAAAQGILTSRGGMTSHAAVVARGMGKPAVVGAESIEVHPDSGYFKVGDVTVKEGEWISIDGTTGEVLLGKVTTIKPQGLEGPVAELLQWADEIRRLGVRTNADIPRDAEVARRFGAEGIGLCRTEHMFFEKDRIPKVRRMILAKTKEEREKALNELLPLQKEDFKGLFRVMKGLPVTIRLIDPPLHEFLPQEDEQIKEVAEQMGVSFEELKNVVENLRELNPMLGHRGCRLTITYPEIAVMQTKAIIGAAIELKKEEGIDVIPEIMIPLVGHVNEIRYLKKVIKETADELIKEAGVDLTYKIGTMIEVPRAAITAHQIAEEAEFFSFGTNDLTQMTFGFSRDDVGKFLPEYLEKGILEHDPFKSLDYDGVGELVKIGTEKGRSTRPDLKVGVCGEHGGDPRSILFFDKVGLDYVSCSPYRVPVARLAAAQAALKNKQ; encoded by the coding sequence ATGTCTAAGAAATACGTGTACTTCTTTGCAAACGGTAAAGCAGAAGGTCGGGCAGATATGAAAGACATCCTTGGTGGTAAAGGTGCCAATCTTGCTGAAATGACCAACTTGGGAATACCAGTTCCTCCTGGTTTCACCATCTCTGCTGAAGTGTGTAAGTACTATTATGATCATGGAAGAACCTACCCTGAGGAGCTGAAGGAACAAGTCGAGGAAGCAATGAGAAGACTTGAAGAGGTTACTGGGAAGAAGTTCGGTGATCCTAGTAATCCACTCCTCGTTTCTGTCAGGTCCGGTGCAGCCATTTCCATGCCAGGAATGATGGACACCGTCCTTAATCTCGGTTTGAACGATGAGACTGTAAAAGGACTTGCCAAATTGACCAACAACGAGAGATTCGCTTATGATGCTTACAGAAGATTCCTTCAAATGTTCGGTGATGTTGTCCTCAAGATTCCCCATGAGAAATTTGAAAAAGCTCTCGAAGAGTTGAAAAAGGAAAAAGGTGTTAAGCTCGACACAGAACTTGATGCTGAAGATCTGAAAAAGCTTGTCGAAAGGTACAAGGAGATCTACAAAGAAGAGGGAAAAGAATTTCCGCAGGATCCTTGGAAACAACTTTGGCTCGCCATCGATGCTGTATTTGGTAGCTGGATGAACGAAAGAGCTATCAAATACAGACAAATTCATGGAATCAAAGAAGGAGATCTTCTTGGAACCGCTGTCAACATCGTAGCTATGGTTTTCGGTAACATGGGTGAGGATTCCGGAACAGGTGTGGCTTTCACCAGAGATCCGAACACTGGTGAAAAGAAACCTTACGGTGAATTTTTGCCAAATGCTCAAGGTGAAGATGTTGTTGCCGGTATACGAACCCCTCTGAAACTTGAAGAATTGAAGAACAGGATGCCGGAGGTTTACAATCAGCTCCTTGAGATAATGGAAAAACTCGAAAAGCACTACAGAGACATGCAAGACATAGAGTTTACTGTTGAAAAAGGAAAGCTCTACATCCTTCAGACGAGAAATGGAAAGAGGACATCTCAAGCAGCTATAAGAATAGCCGTTGATATGGTGCATGAAGGACTCATTACAAAAGAAGAGGCAGTACTCAGAGTCAGACCCGAAGATGTCGAACAAGTATTGCATCCTGTTTTCGACCCGAAAGAAAAAGCACAGGCAAAGGTTATAGCCAAAGGGTTGCCCGCATCTCCTGGTGCTGCCACTGGAAAAGTTGTCTTCAACGCCAAGAAGGCTGAAGAACTTGGGAAATCAGGAGAGCAGGTTATCTTGGTGAGGCCGGAAACCAGTCCTGAAGATGTTGGAGGTATGGCGGCTGCTCAGGGAATTCTCACCTCCAGAGGAGGTATGACTTCCCACGCTGCGGTTGTTGCAAGAGGAATGGGGAAACCGGCAGTTGTTGGAGCAGAATCTATCGAAGTTCATCCAGATTCTGGTTATTTCAAGGTGGGGGACGTCACTGTTAAGGAAGGAGAATGGATCTCTATCGATGGAACGACCGGTGAAGTTCTTCTTGGAAAGGTAACAACCATAAAGCCTCAGGGTCTTGAAGGACCTGTTGCCGAACTTTTGCAGTGGGCTGATGAAATCAGAAGGCTCGGCGTAAGAACCAATGCTGATATTCCAAGAGATGCAGAAGTTGCTAGGAGATTTGGAGCAGAGGGAATTGGTTTGTGTAGAACCGAACACATGTTCTTTGAGAAGGACAGAATACCGAAGGTAAGAAGAATGATCCTTGCAAAGACCAAAGAGGAAAGAGAAAAAGCATTGAACGAGCTCTTGCCGCTCCAGAAAGAAGACTTTAAGGGACTCTTCAGAGTCATGAAAGGACTCCCTGTGACTATCAGGCTTATAGACCCACCGCTACACGAATTCTTGCCTCAAGAGGATGAACAGATAAAAGAAGTGGCGGAACAGATGGGAGTTTCTTTTGAAGAACTCAAGAACGTTGTGGAGAACCTCAGGGAACTCAACCCAATGCTTGGTCACAGAGGTTGTAGGCTCACCATTACATACCCTGAAATCGCTGTTATGCAAACAAAAGCTATAATTGGTGCTGCTATCGAACTGAAGAAAGAAGAGGGAATAGATGTCATTCCAGAGATCATGATTCCACTCGTTGGTCACGTCAATGAGATCAGGTATCTCAAGAAGGTAATTAAAGAGACAGCCGATGAACTCATCAAAGAAGCAGGTGTTGATCTTACTTATAAGATCGGAACGATGATAGAAGTCCCAAGAGCTGCTATTACTGCTCATCAAATAGCAGAAGAAGCAGAATTCTTCAGTTTTGGAACGAACGATCTCACGCAAATGACCTTTGGGTTCAGTAGAGACGACGTTGGAAAGTTCTTGCCTGAATACCTGGAAAAAGGAATTCTCGAGCATGATCCATTCAAATCCCTTGATTACGATGGTGTCGGTGAGCTTGTAAAGATAGGTACGGAGAAAGGAAGAAGCACCAGACCAGATCTCAAAGTTGGTGTTTGTGGAGAACATGGAGGAGATCCAAGATCGATTCTGTTCTTCGATAAAGTAGGGCTCGATTACGTTTCTTGTTCCCCGTACAGGGTACCTGTTGCCAGGCTTGCGGCAGCTCAGGCGGCTCTCAAAAACAAACAATGA
- the fba gene encoding class II fructose-1,6-bisphosphate aldolase has product MPYVKNTKEILDKASKEGYAVGAFNFNNMEFLQAILEAAEEESAPVIVATSEGAIKYIGKGDVETGAKLAVEMVKTYAEKFSVPVALHLDHGRDFRIIMAAIKAGYSSVMIDASHLPFEENLRQTKKIVEIAHAVGISVEAELGKLKGIEDNVVEKESVLVDPEEAKIFVKETEVDFLAPAIGTSHGAFKFKGEAQLDFERLKKVKEYTQIPLVLHGASMVPQDLVELANEYGAELAGAKGVPEDMLRKAIELGINKINTDTDLRITFVAYLRKVLSEDKSQIDPRKIFKPVFEEVKKTVKERIRIFGSSGKV; this is encoded by the coding sequence ATGCCGTACGTGAAGAACACAAAGGAAATTTTAGACAAGGCAAGTAAAGAAGGTTACGCTGTTGGTGCTTTCAATTTCAACAACATGGAGTTCCTGCAGGCGATTTTGGAAGCAGCTGAAGAGGAAAGTGCGCCTGTTATAGTGGCGACCTCTGAGGGAGCTATAAAATATATTGGAAAAGGTGATGTGGAGACAGGTGCGAAGCTGGCTGTTGAAATGGTAAAAACTTACGCAGAGAAGTTCTCTGTTCCGGTCGCACTTCATTTGGATCATGGAAGAGATTTTAGAATAATCATGGCTGCCATAAAAGCTGGGTATTCTTCCGTGATGATCGATGCGTCTCACCTCCCCTTCGAAGAAAATCTCAGGCAAACTAAAAAGATAGTAGAAATCGCTCATGCTGTTGGTATAAGTGTTGAAGCCGAATTAGGAAAATTGAAAGGGATTGAGGACAACGTTGTGGAAAAGGAATCCGTTCTCGTGGATCCAGAGGAAGCGAAAATTTTCGTGAAAGAAACGGAAGTGGACTTTCTCGCTCCTGCCATTGGAACCAGTCATGGGGCTTTCAAGTTCAAAGGGGAAGCACAACTCGATTTCGAACGTTTGAAAAAGGTGAAGGAATACACCCAGATTCCTCTTGTGTTACACGGGGCTTCAATGGTTCCACAAGATCTTGTCGAGCTTGCAAACGAGTACGGTGCCGAACTTGCAGGTGCAAAAGGAGTACCTGAAGACATGTTGAGAAAAGCTATAGAACTTGGCATTAACAAAATAAACACTGATACTGACTTGAGAATTACGTTCGTTGCTTATCTGAGAAAGGTGCTCTCCGAGGACAAATCTCAAATAGATCCCAGAAAAATCTTCAAACCTGTTTTTGAAGAAGTGAAAAAAACTGTTAAGGAAAGAATTAGGATATTCGGTTCAAGTGGAAAGGTGTGA